A window of the Arenibacter algicola genome harbors these coding sequences:
- a CDS encoding sulfatase-like hydrolase/transferase has protein sequence MLHKTVTSKIIFALMLIVGINRLIAQSNVTAEVDRENKKPNIIFILTDDLGYGDLGVLFQNMKAKEKGAAHPREYTPNLDQMAAEGALMSQHYSAAPVCAPSRASLLLGRSQGHANIRDNQFDKALDNNHTLGSVLQTAGYTTAAIGKWGLQGKGGKAPNWTAHPLNRGFDYYLGYIRHGDGHEHYPKEGIYRGKKEVYENRVNIADDLDKCYTTDLFTAAAKKWIVDFKKSEDADKPFFMYLAYDTPHAVLELPTQAYPAGGGLNGGLQWLGEPGKMINTALGEVDSWMHPDYANATYDDDGDPATAQLAWPEVYKRYATDTRRIDDAVGDILQLLKDLKIDENTMVVFTSDNGPSKESYLANEPIDPTFFKSYGPFDGIKRDCLEGGVRMPTLALWPGNIPAGNHIETPSISYDWMPTFAQMAGLPAPAISDGVSLLPSLLGKGTQPESNIYIEYFQPGKTPDYADFIPEHQGRARNQMQMVRIENYVGLRYDIKSHNDPFEIYDVLKDPQQTQNLAKDPKLASLQQKMKDKVLGSRIPNSTALRPYDDVPVPSIPEGEMKSGIQWKAFKGDFPWVPEVATLYQFETGKVDQLNGVINVGNGSGAMFFEGYIRVPSDGDYTFYMSANSAAFLRIHDAAVVDADYEYFQNSPKSGSIKLKAGLHPYRIYYKSPRKGKSSLKLEWSGPSLERETIPANAFFKPKN, from the coding sequence ATGCTTCATAAAACAGTGACTTCAAAAATTATATTCGCCCTAATGCTCATTGTGGGCATAAATAGGCTAATTGCCCAAAGCAATGTAACAGCGGAAGTTGATAGGGAAAACAAAAAGCCCAATATCATTTTTATCCTTACCGACGATTTGGGTTATGGGGATCTGGGGGTACTTTTTCAGAATATGAAGGCCAAGGAAAAAGGGGCGGCGCATCCACGGGAGTATACGCCCAATCTGGATCAAATGGCAGCTGAAGGCGCCTTGATGTCGCAGCATTATTCCGCCGCCCCGGTATGTGCACCATCCAGGGCCTCGCTGTTATTGGGCCGTAGTCAGGGTCATGCCAATATCAGGGACAATCAGTTTGACAAGGCCTTGGACAATAACCATACCTTGGGGTCGGTATTGCAGACCGCGGGCTATACCACAGCGGCCATAGGCAAATGGGGCTTGCAGGGCAAGGGAGGCAAGGCACCTAACTGGACGGCACACCCCCTTAATAGAGGATTCGACTATTACTTGGGGTATATACGCCATGGTGATGGCCATGAACACTATCCCAAAGAAGGCATTTATAGAGGCAAGAAAGAGGTGTATGAAAATAGGGTTAATATAGCCGATGACCTTGACAAGTGTTACACTACAGACTTATTTACGGCCGCTGCTAAGAAATGGATCGTTGATTTTAAAAAAAGTGAGGATGCCGACAAACCCTTTTTTATGTATCTGGCCTATGATACGCCCCATGCCGTTCTTGAGTTGCCTACCCAGGCCTATCCGGCAGGTGGTGGATTGAATGGCGGACTGCAATGGTTGGGAGAGCCGGGGAAAATGATCAATACCGCTTTGGGAGAAGTGGATTCTTGGATGCATCCAGATTATGCCAATGCCACCTATGACGATGACGGGGATCCCGCAACAGCACAATTGGCCTGGCCAGAGGTGTATAAGCGTTATGCTACGGACACTAGGCGGATAGATGATGCAGTGGGCGATATACTGCAACTGCTCAAGGATTTAAAAATTGATGAAAATACCATGGTGGTATTTACCTCGGACAATGGCCCGTCCAAGGAATCCTATTTGGCCAATGAACCTATAGATCCCACATTTTTTAAGAGTTATGGGCCTTTCGATGGAATAAAGCGCGATTGTTTGGAGGGGGGAGTACGAATGCCAACATTGGCATTATGGCCAGGGAATATCCCGGCAGGTAACCATATTGAAACTCCTAGTATTTCCTATGATTGGATGCCCACTTTTGCGCAAATGGCTGGACTTCCTGCACCTGCTATTTCGGATGGGGTATCCTTATTACCTTCCTTACTAGGAAAAGGAACACAGCCCGAGAGCAATATTTATATAGAGTACTTTCAGCCGGGAAAGACACCGGACTATGCAGATTTTATACCGGAACATCAAGGACGTGCACGTAATCAAATGCAGATGGTACGCATTGAAAATTATGTTGGACTGCGTTACGACATCAAATCGCATAACGATCCTTTTGAAATTTATGATGTTTTAAAGGACCCACAGCAGACCCAAAATTTGGCCAAGGATCCTAAACTTGCTAGTTTGCAGCAAAAGATGAAGGACAAGGTCCTAGGGTCCCGAATTCCAAATAGTACTGCTTTAAGACCATATGATGATGTTCCAGTTCCTTCTATACCAGAAGGGGAAATGAAAAGCGGCATTCAGTGGAAGGCCTTTAAGGGCGATTTTCCTTGGGTACCTGAAGTGGCCACGCTATACCAGTTTGAAACAGGTAAGGTAGATCAGCTAAACGGTGTGATAAATGTCGGTAATGGCTCCGGGGCCATGTTCTTTGAGGGGTATATCCGAGTCCCTTCGGACGGTGATTATACCTTTTACATGTCGGCAAATTCGGCGGCATTTCTTAGGATCCACGATGCAGCAGTAGTTGATGCCGATTATGAATATTTTCAAAACTCGCCCAAAAGCGGAAGCATTAAACTAAAAGCCGGACTTCATCCTTATAGGATTTACTACAAGAGCCCTAGGAAGGGAAAATCATCCCTGAAATTGGAATGGAGCGGTCCAAGCCTGGAACGGGAAACTATTCCGGCCAATGCATTTTTTAAACCTAAAAATTAA
- a CDS encoding FecR family protein, translated as MAEVEKIIVKFLNQEANHSELERLEDLLKTAEGLRVFNSLVKTQYISTLSMTEYDVNKAKESIKDRLKKDKRIARMNLYKRIAFTASVLLVIGTVFYLAYITDDKIATVDVKQPQTIVAGTDKAILTLENGDEVALEKGKKFQTGGVSSNGEELVYAEKKHNNEVEKEQLYNYLTIPRGGQFFIKLSDGTEVWLNSETKLKYPVTFAEGLTRKVELIYGEAYFKVSPSTAHKGAAFQVLTKSQEIDVLGTEFNIKAYNNDPVMATTLVEGKIKIKKGEFSETLMPNQQARISHESDKIDIEEIDVSQEISWVKGLFAFNEKPLEEIMTVLSRWYDTEVIFENAKQKNFVFTGILERTNAVEDILKLIEATSEGQLKFEIANKTIIIK; from the coding sequence ATGGCCGAAGTAGAAAAAATAATCGTCAAGTTTCTAAATCAGGAGGCCAATCATTCCGAGTTGGAAAGATTGGAAGATTTGCTAAAAACGGCAGAAGGGTTGCGAGTCTTTAATAGTCTTGTTAAAACACAATATATAAGTACACTTTCCATGACAGAATACGATGTTAATAAAGCCAAGGAATCTATTAAGGACAGGCTTAAAAAGGACAAGCGGATAGCAAGAATGAACCTGTACAAGAGAATAGCCTTCACTGCTTCTGTTTTACTAGTAATAGGCACGGTCTTTTACCTAGCTTATATTACTGATGACAAAATTGCGACAGTAGATGTTAAACAGCCACAAACTATAGTAGCTGGGACGGATAAGGCCATCCTTACCCTGGAAAATGGGGATGAGGTGGCGCTGGAAAAAGGGAAAAAATTTCAAACCGGTGGGGTAAGTAGTAACGGGGAGGAATTGGTCTATGCTGAAAAAAAGCATAATAATGAAGTTGAAAAAGAACAGTTGTACAATTATTTGACCATTCCTCGAGGTGGCCAATTTTTTATCAAATTGTCGGATGGTACGGAAGTGTGGCTGAATTCAGAAACCAAATTAAAATATCCAGTGACATTTGCCGAAGGTCTAACCCGGAAGGTAGAACTAATATATGGTGAGGCTTATTTTAAGGTTTCGCCAAGTACCGCACACAAAGGCGCTGCATTTCAAGTCCTTACAAAATCCCAAGAGATTGATGTTTTGGGTACGGAATTTAACATTAAGGCCTATAATAATGACCCGGTTATGGCTACCACCTTGGTTGAAGGGAAAATCAAAATAAAAAAAGGTGAGTTTAGTGAAACCCTAATGCCCAACCAACAGGCTAGAATTAGTCATGAAAGTGATAAAATAGATATTGAGGAAATTGATGTGTCCCAGGAAATTTCATGGGTAAAAGGTTTGTTTGCCTTTAATGAAAAACCCTTGGAGGAAATAATGACGGTACTTTCAAGATGGTATGATACTGAGGTTATTTTTGAGAATGCCAAACAAAAGAATTTTGTCTTTACGGGAATATTGGAAAGAACCAATGCGGTAGAAGATATTCTTAAACTTATTGAAGCTACCAGTGAGGGCCAGTTAAAATTTGAAATTGCCAATAAAACAATTATTATTAAATAA
- a CDS encoding SusC/RagA family TonB-linked outer membrane protein, producing the protein MKIKLTNRPPCLFGKVLLRLFMKSIIFLFCSISFALSPLNGEAQNAEIIIDSDVTLNVKQVFRLINKQTDYKFIYRHDLIKTSPNIDLKKGVIKAGDLLDKALSPLSFTYNFTDDGTIVVKKSPTNSVESSSIKILDKKLQFQVSGTVTDVDGSPLPGANIIEKGTSNGVTADFDGKFSMEIASENAVLIVSYIGFSTKEVTLSGQTDIVVSMEEDAAGLEEVVVVGYGTQKKENLTGSVATVSSEELIKRPSANVENLLQGRVPGLQVSSSSGKPGDEGNTLRIRGIGTFSGAGSNPLVLINGISGDMTNLDPNDIESVSVLKDAASSAIYGARAANGVILITTKQGKAGSLVIDYHGNIQAQSASRLPELLYNSADYMQFWNEARARNGQAPHFTQAEIDGFRNNPNDPVNYPNFNWIDHTFNTAIVNNQSFRISGGNENTVFSVSLGYLDQPGITSNYEYQRFNGRVTVDSRLNDWIKIGGDIQFVNKDITRSNWDNNVDYQILAIYGAAPNYTPTMTLPDGSTGYVARYSSDIAEWTVRNPDAQDASGLMTETRYNVLPQFYSEINLTKDLTWNSKYALTIDNNQYKNHEHAVDNYYFKDGSYAHNNATWRLGVNDIWTTSKLSTFYSTLNFTKNFEDHNLSVLIGYNQEGFKDRYLRGQRINFPTNDLKELDAGASNGQSTGGGATEWAIQSYFGRATYDYQGKYLLEANARYDGTSRISPDTRWGFFPSLSAGWRVSEEAFMENVDWLDNFKIRASWGQLGNQNVGLYPYQEVLSTTSYPFISSEPGVIQNRMVDRNLKWETTTMTDIGVDFSMLNGLFSFTFDWYNKVTDDILYQIPVPASIGLSAPTVNFGKMKNTGIDLVVGSQKSFGDFSYSASINYSSYKNEVLEILSPTYGNTTTQVGLPFNSHYLVEFDGIFQNQAEIDAAPIHPFNPKPGDLKFKDADNNGTINADDRVVIEGAYPKSFYGGTVDLSYKNFDLSLFFQGVEGSKAHVQTLAWGLTPYMQGSPPTVDFVNNRWTGEGSTNSHPAMFVTGYGPVTGTPNTYWLLDSSYLRLKNLSIGYNIPKELCQTIGLQGVNVYMSGDNLFTFTKWPGSDPEKANTGWFTAYPQLTTYTMGVKLKI; encoded by the coding sequence ATGAAAATTAAATTAACCAACCGACCACCTTGCCTATTTGGCAAAGTTCTTTTACGCCTTTTTATGAAATCCATTATTTTCCTCTTTTGTTCGATTTCATTTGCACTCAGTCCTTTAAATGGAGAGGCTCAAAATGCCGAGATCATCATCGATTCTGATGTTACCTTAAACGTCAAACAGGTATTTCGGCTAATAAATAAGCAAACTGACTATAAGTTTATTTATCGCCATGACCTAATCAAAACCTCGCCTAATATTGACCTAAAAAAAGGTGTAATTAAAGCTGGGGACTTATTGGACAAAGCCTTATCGCCTTTAAGTTTTACTTATAACTTTACAGATGACGGAACTATCGTGGTTAAAAAAAGTCCAACGAATTCCGTGGAAAGTAGTTCAATTAAGATTTTGGACAAGAAATTACAATTTCAAGTAAGTGGTACTGTGACAGATGTGGACGGCTCCCCCTTACCGGGAGCTAATATCATTGAAAAAGGAACGAGCAATGGCGTTACAGCTGACTTTGATGGTAAATTTTCAATGGAAATAGCAAGCGAAAATGCTGTATTGATTGTTTCCTATATTGGATTTTCAACCAAAGAAGTTACTCTAAGTGGACAGACTGATATTGTTGTTAGTATGGAGGAAGATGCCGCTGGTTTGGAAGAAGTGGTTGTGGTTGGTTATGGCACGCAAAAAAAGGAAAATCTTACAGGTTCTGTAGCAACGGTTAGTTCCGAGGAACTTATCAAAAGGCCATCTGCCAATGTTGAGAATTTACTCCAAGGTAGAGTTCCTGGTCTTCAAGTTTCATCGTCTTCCGGTAAACCCGGAGATGAAGGCAATACTTTGCGCATAAGGGGAATAGGCACATTTAGTGGAGCAGGAAGTAATCCATTGGTGCTAATAAACGGTATAAGTGGTGACATGACCAATCTTGATCCAAATGACATTGAATCGGTTTCCGTTTTAAAGGATGCCGCGTCAAGTGCCATTTACGGTGCCCGTGCCGCAAATGGGGTTATCCTGATAACAACAAAACAAGGCAAGGCAGGCAGTCTAGTAATTGACTATCACGGAAATATTCAGGCGCAGAGCGCTAGCAGATTACCTGAATTGTTATATAATTCAGCGGACTACATGCAATTTTGGAACGAAGCTAGGGCAAGGAATGGTCAAGCCCCACACTTTACCCAAGCGGAAATTGATGGCTTTAGGAACAATCCTAACGACCCGGTTAATTATCCCAATTTTAATTGGATCGACCATACCTTTAATACCGCCATTGTGAATAACCAGTCTTTTCGCATAAGTGGGGGAAATGAAAACACTGTTTTCAGTGTATCCCTTGGTTATCTGGACCAACCCGGTATTACAAGTAATTACGAATATCAAAGATTCAACGGACGAGTGACCGTTGATTCAAGATTGAATGATTGGATTAAGATCGGGGGTGATATACAGTTTGTCAACAAGGACATAACCAGAAGTAACTGGGACAATAACGTGGACTATCAAATACTTGCCATATACGGTGCGGCTCCTAATTATACGCCTACGATGACTTTACCGGATGGTAGTACAGGATATGTGGCCCGATATAGTTCCGATATTGCTGAATGGACAGTAAGAAACCCTGATGCGCAAGATGCAAGTGGTCTTATGACAGAGACCCGGTACAATGTTCTGCCTCAGTTTTACAGTGAGATTAATCTAACCAAAGATTTGACTTGGAATTCCAAATATGCACTTACTATCGACAACAATCAATATAAGAATCACGAGCATGCGGTTGATAACTATTACTTTAAAGATGGTTCATATGCCCATAATAATGCTACTTGGCGACTGGGGGTAAATGATATATGGACCACTAGCAAGTTGTCTACATTTTATTCGACCTTGAATTTTACCAAGAACTTTGAAGATCACAACCTTAGCGTATTGATAGGATATAATCAAGAAGGATTTAAAGACAGATATCTTAGAGGTCAGAGAATTAATTTTCCAACCAACGATCTAAAGGAACTTGATGCCGGCGCTTCCAATGGTCAATCTACCGGAGGAGGGGCAACGGAATGGGCGATACAATCATATTTTGGTCGTGCCACCTATGATTATCAGGGCAAATATTTACTTGAGGCCAATGCAAGATACGATGGCACTTCTAGAATTTCACCAGATACGCGATGGGGATTCTTTCCTTCCTTATCTGCTGGATGGAGGGTTTCAGAAGAAGCGTTTATGGAAAATGTGGATTGGTTGGACAATTTTAAAATAAGAGCTTCTTGGGGCCAATTGGGCAACCAAAATGTTGGACTATATCCTTATCAAGAAGTTTTATCAACTACTTCCTACCCGTTTATATCTTCCGAACCAGGCGTTATTCAGAACCGCATGGTAGATCGGAATCTGAAATGGGAAACAACCACCATGACCGACATTGGGGTTGACTTTAGTATGCTTAATGGTTTGTTTAGCTTTACTTTTGACTGGTATAACAAAGTTACCGATGATATCCTTTATCAGATTCCGGTACCTGCAAGTATAGGTCTGTCGGCACCAACAGTAAACTTCGGTAAAATGAAAAACACCGGTATCGATCTTGTGGTAGGCAGCCAGAAAAGTTTTGGCGATTTCTCTTATAGCGCTAGTATTAATTATTCCAGTTACAAAAATGAAGTATTGGAAATATTGTCTCCGACCTATGGAAATACCACTACTCAGGTAGGTCTTCCTTTTAACTCCCATTATTTGGTGGAATTCGACGGAATATTTCAAAACCAGGCTGAAATCGATGCAGCTCCCATACATCCTTTCAATCCAAAACCGGGAGACCTGAAATTTAAGGATGCGGATAACAATGGTACCATAAATGCTGATGACAGGGTTGTAATAGAAGGAGCATACCCTAAGTCCTTTTATGGAGGTACAGTAGACCTTTCTTACAAAAACTTTGATTTATCGTTATTTTTTCAGGGAGTCGAAGGATCCAAAGCACATGTCCAGACCTTGGCTTGGGGACTTACGCCATACATGCAGGGATCGCCCCCAACCGTTGATTTTGTAAACAATAGATGGACAGGTGAAGGTTCTACCAATTCTCATCCTGCCATGTTTGTTACCGGATATGGACCTGTCACAGGAACACCAAACACCTACTGGTTGTTGGATTCGTCCTATCTCAGATTGAAGAATCTGTCTATTGGATATAATATACCTAAAGAATTATGCCAAACGATTGGTTTGCAAGGCGTTAATGTGTATATGTCCGGCGACAATTTATTTACTTTCACCAAGTGGCCGGGATCCGATCCTGAAAAAGCCAATACGGGTTGGTTTACGGCTTACCCTCAGCTGACAACATACACCATGGGAGTTAAATTGAAAATTTAA
- a CDS encoding glycoside hydrolase, with amino-acid sequence MKNWLNIYFLCCAFNWAGAQQDLAIEVCINKNIHFQTIYNFAASDAWAAQYTGLWPHKKKEQMAEWLFSKENNPDGSPRGIGLSAWRFNIGAGSTAQAEESCIKDPWRRAEGFLQDDGSYNWQKQAGQQWFLQAAKESGVNQFIAFVNSPPIQMTRNNKAHSNDGLAANLSPDNYVDYANFLAKVLKHFKDSLTVDFDYISPFNEPQWEWKGGQEGSPWNNNELANATRVIDSVFAQQKIDSKIEITEAGQIDYLTGDKEKHPNRSDQIASFFSPESPNYVGDLKSVAPKIAAHSYFTTWDISKLKKERERIIEKLGEYPSLEYWMSEYCILENNEEIKGKGRDLGMPTALYVARLIHADLTIANASAWHWWLAMSPYDFKDGLIYVDKESEDGNFYGSKLLWAFGNYSRFIRPGAKRISVTYDNYSTEENLKDGVLLSAYKNADDSIVLVVVNQQVAAVHLELNIDIPSNSKIESYVTSESYNLSKMPDAQFGKSKIQVLGKSLTTFVFNKAD; translated from the coding sequence ATGAAAAATTGGTTGAATATATATTTCCTTTGTTGCGCCTTTAATTGGGCGGGTGCACAGCAAGACCTGGCTATTGAAGTTTGCATAAATAAGAATATCCATTTCCAGACCATTTACAATTTTGCGGCCTCCGATGCATGGGCCGCACAGTATACGGGTTTATGGCCCCATAAAAAAAAGGAACAAATGGCCGAGTGGTTGTTTAGTAAGGAAAATAATCCGGATGGATCACCAAGAGGAATCGGTTTGTCTGCCTGGCGATTTAATATCGGGGCAGGAAGTACGGCCCAAGCTGAAGAAAGTTGCATAAAGGATCCATGGAGAAGAGCCGAGGGCTTTTTACAGGATGACGGAAGTTACAATTGGCAAAAGCAGGCAGGGCAACAGTGGTTTCTTCAGGCGGCAAAGGAAAGTGGCGTAAATCAATTCATTGCATTTGTCAATAGTCCGCCCATACAAATGACCAGAAACAATAAGGCACATTCCAATGATGGCTTGGCCGCAAATTTATCCCCGGACAATTATGTGGATTATGCCAACTTTCTAGCGAAGGTGCTAAAGCATTTTAAGGACAGTCTTACAGTAGATTTTGATTATATAAGTCCGTTCAATGAACCACAATGGGAATGGAAAGGCGGACAGGAAGGTTCCCCTTGGAACAATAATGAATTGGCCAATGCCACAAGGGTAATCGATTCCGTTTTCGCTCAACAGAAAATAGATTCCAAAATAGAAATTACCGAAGCCGGTCAAATTGACTATTTAACAGGGGATAAAGAAAAGCATCCTAATAGAAGCGATCAGATAGCATCTTTTTTTAGTCCTGAAAGTCCTAATTATGTGGGGGATCTAAAATCCGTAGCACCAAAGATCGCGGCCCATAGTTATTTTACTACCTGGGATATATCGAAGCTTAAAAAGGAAAGGGAACGAATAATCGAAAAATTAGGGGAATACCCTTCCTTGGAATATTGGATGAGCGAATACTGCATTTTGGAGAACAATGAGGAGATTAAGGGAAAAGGCAGGGATCTGGGCATGCCCACGGCGCTATATGTAGCCCGCCTCATCCATGCCGATCTTACTATTGCGAATGCCAGTGCTTGGCACTGGTGGTTGGCTATGAGTCCTTACGACTTTAAGGATGGACTTATTTATGTTGATAAGGAAAGTGAGGATGGGAATTTCTACGGCTCAAAATTGCTATGGGCCTTTGGCAATTACTCTAGATTCATCAGGCCCGGGGCCAAAAGGATCTCGGTTACCTACGATAATTATAGTACAGAGGAAAACCTAAAGGATGGGGTGTTGCTATCCGCCTATAAAAATGCTGATGACAGTATAGTACTGGTTGTAGTTAATCAACAGGTTGCTGCTGTGCATTTAGAATTAAATATAGACATACCATCAAATTCCAAAATCGAGAGTTATGTTACCAGTGAATCTTACAATCTTAGTAAAATGCCAGATGCTCAATTTGGAAAAAGTAAAATACAGGTCTTAGGTAAATCGCTGACCACATTTGTTTTCAATAAAGCAGATTAA
- a CDS encoding glycoside hydrolase family 140 protein, giving the protein MGKLLFYVKLVLVFLHFQSVIGQSLQISDNGRFIKKSDGTPFFYLGDTAWELFHRLDMKEADHYLNNRADKGFTVIQAVILSELNGISVPNANGDLPLFNKDPKRPNEAYFKHVDAIVDKASSLGLVMGMLPTWGSYWSSLSEKDIIFTAESAEEFGLFLGKRYKGKPVIWILGGDRNIRTENDRKIVEAMALGLKQGSNDQQLITFHPRGPGMSSDYFHDAEWLDFNMYQSSHGQHGHDNGLYAEHDYALEPMKPTLDGEPRYESIPVGFYFKGTDPKDRFDDYDARQAAYWSVFAGACGHTYGNNNIWQMYSPDNSPIIGAAIPWKDALDHPGAFQMKHLKTLMEARSFSKLTPKPELIKNSMEINGEPIRAVLALDASFAMIYTPSGKAFTVDKGMISGLNKKAIWYDPRYGVSHHLGTSDTDGIQTYKPPTSGRGQDWVLILENADLNLPMPGFH; this is encoded by the coding sequence ATGGGAAAACTACTTTTTTATGTTAAACTGGTTTTGGTGTTTTTGCATTTTCAATCCGTTATTGGGCAATCCCTTCAAATAAGTGATAACGGCAGATTTATTAAAAAATCAGATGGCACACCATTCTTCTACCTGGGAGATACCGCTTGGGAGTTGTTTCATAGACTGGATATGAAGGAGGCAGATCATTATCTAAATAATAGGGCAGATAAAGGTTTTACGGTTATACAGGCAGTTATTTTATCAGAACTGAACGGTATTTCCGTTCCTAATGCCAATGGGGACCTGCCCTTATTCAATAAAGACCCAAAAAGACCCAATGAGGCTTATTTTAAGCATGTAGACGCCATAGTGGATAAGGCAAGTTCTTTGGGATTGGTTATGGGAATGCTTCCCACCTGGGGAAGTTATTGGAGTTCCCTAAGTGAAAAGGACATCATTTTTACAGCAGAAAGTGCTGAGGAATTTGGACTGTTTTTAGGGAAAAGATATAAGGGCAAACCTGTTATTTGGATATTGGGTGGAGATAGAAATATACGAACGGAAAATGATCGCAAAATTGTGGAGGCAATGGCGCTAGGGCTGAAGCAGGGAAGTAATGACCAACAGCTTATCACTTTCCATCCCAGGGGACCCGGAATGTCGTCGGATTATTTTCATGATGCCGAGTGGCTTGATTTTAATATGTATCAATCTTCCCATGGTCAACATGGGCATGACAACGGACTTTATGCGGAGCATGATTATGCTTTAGAGCCCATGAAACCGACCTTGGACGGAGAACCGAGATACGAAAGTATACCGGTAGGGTTTTATTTTAAAGGTACGGATCCAAAGGATCGCTTTGACGATTATGACGCACGGCAGGCGGCCTATTGGTCTGTTTTTGCAGGGGCTTGCGGACATACCTATGGGAATAATAATATTTGGCAGATGTATTCGCCGGATAATAGTCCAATTATTGGGGCCGCAATACCGTGGAAAGATGCCTTGGACCATCCTGGGGCCTTTCAAATGAAACATCTTAAAACCTTAATGGAGGCACGTTCCTTTTCTAAATTGACTCCCAAGCCCGAGTTGATCAAAAATAGCATGGAAATAAATGGTGAGCCCATAAGGGCGGTATTGGCACTGGATGCCTCTTTTGCAATGATCTATACCCCCAGTGGGAAGGCCTTTACGGTGGACAAGGGAATGATTTCAGGTTTAAATAAAAAGGCTATTTGGTACGATCCCAGATATGGTGTGTCCCATCATTTGGGCACATCGGACACCGATGGTATTCAGACCTATAAGCCGCCTACTTCTGGAAGAGGGCAGGATTGGGTACTGATCTTGGAAAATGCCGATCTTAATTTACCAATGCCGGGTTTTCATTGA
- a CDS encoding RNA polymerase sigma factor yields the protein MDHLKNQYLAERLISGDCKAYDFLMDTYYQSLCAYAQSLCHDHALAEDIVQNVFVKIWVKRKKINPDFSIKSYLYKSVYNEFISQYRKTKPVLYLEKKYFEAIDVVAEIEPEELEGLIKLMNAEIDNLPSKCKEIFLMNKKEGLTHTEISEYLNISIKTVEGHITRAFKILTEKLGTKVEAVLFLLFDFKKQKRRSSLG from the coding sequence ATGGACCACCTAAAAAACCAATATTTAGCCGAAAGATTAATTTCTGGGGATTGCAAAGCCTACGATTTTTTAATGGATACATATTACCAAAGCTTGTGCGCCTATGCCCAGTCTTTGTGCCATGATCATGCCTTGGCCGAAGATATAGTTCAAAACGTATTTGTTAAGATTTGGGTTAAGAGAAAAAAAATTAATCCAGATTTTTCCATCAAGAGTTATTTGTATAAATCCGTCTATAATGAGTTTATTAGTCAATACAGAAAAACTAAACCTGTTCTGTATTTGGAGAAAAAATATTTTGAGGCTATCGATGTGGTGGCGGAAATAGAACCGGAAGAATTGGAGGGCTTAATAAAATTAATGAATGCCGAAATTGATAATTTACCGTCCAAATGCAAAGAAATATTTTTAATGAATAAGAAGGAAGGACTTACCCATACCGAAATCTCGGAATACCTCAACATCTCCATTAAAACCGTAGAAGGCCATATTACACGGGCCTTTAAAATATTGACAGAAAAACTGGGCACCAAAGTGGAAGCCGTGTTATTCTTACTTTTCGATTTCAAAAAACAAAAAAGAAGGTCTTCTTTGGGGTAA